The Kitasatospora paranensis genome has a window encoding:
- the rpsI gene encoding 30S ribosomal protein S9, protein MAETAIENTLEVDFDENVEEYTSETDYTSESLAGRFGEAVPGAGLGRRKEAIARVRIVPGTGKWKINGRTLENYFPNKVHQQTVNEPFKLLELDGRYDVVARIAGGGVSGQAYALRLGVARALNEADLDNNRAALKKAGFLTRDSRAVERKKAGLKKARKAPQYSKR, encoded by the coding sequence GTGGCCGAGACTGCCATCGAGAACACCCTCGAGGTCGACTTCGACGAGAACGTCGAGGAGTACACCTCGGAGACCGACTACACCAGCGAGTCGCTGGCCGGCCGCTTCGGCGAGGCCGTCCCGGGCGCCGGCCTGGGCCGTCGCAAGGAGGCGATCGCCCGCGTGCGCATCGTCCCCGGCACCGGCAAGTGGAAGATCAACGGTCGCACCCTGGAGAACTACTTCCCCAACAAGGTGCACCAGCAGACCGTGAACGAGCCGTTCAAGCTCCTCGAGCTCGACGGCCGTTACGACGTCGTGGCCCGCATCGCGGGTGGCGGCGTCTCCGGTCAGGCCTACGCGCTGCGCCTCGGCGTGGCCCGTGCCCTGAACGAGGCGGACCTGGACAACAACCGCGCCGCCCTCAAGAAGGCCGGCTTCCTGACCCGTGACTCGCGCGCCGTCGAGCGCAAGAAGGCCGGTCTCAAGAAGGCCCGCAAGGCGCCGCAGTACAGCAAGCGTTAA
- the rplM gene encoding 50S ribosomal protein L13 produces MRTYSPKPGDVQRQWHVIDATDVVLGRLASQAANLLRGKHKAIYAPHVDTGDFVIIINADKVHLSGNKKTQKLAYRHSGFPGGLRSVRYDDLLDKNPEKAVEKAIKGMIPKNSLGRQMLSKLKVYSGDQHPHAAQQPVPFEITQVAQ; encoded by the coding sequence GTGCGTACGTACAGCCCCAAGCCCGGCGACGTCCAGCGTCAGTGGCACGTCATCGACGCGACCGACGTCGTGCTCGGCCGCCTGGCCTCCCAGGCCGCCAACCTCCTCCGGGGCAAGCACAAGGCGATCTACGCGCCGCACGTTGACACTGGTGACTTCGTCATCATCATCAACGCGGACAAGGTGCACCTCTCGGGTAACAAGAAGACCCAGAAGCTCGCCTACCGCCACAGCGGCTTCCCGGGCGGTCTCCGCTCGGTCCGCTACGACGACCTCCTGGACAAGAACCCGGAGAAGGCCGTCGAGAAGGCCATCAAGGGCATGATCCCCAAGAACAGCCTGGGCCGTCAGATGCTCTCGAAGCTGAAGGTCTACTCGGGCGACCAGCACCCGCACGCTGCGCAGCAGCCGGTGCCGTTCGAGATCACCCAGGTCGCGCAGTAA